The following are encoded together in the Bacillus sp. NP157 genome:
- the wrbA gene encoding NAD(P)H:quinone oxidoreductase encodes MSHDILVLYYSRHGHTAQLARLIARGVEEVPGMRARLRQVPPVAPVTETAMPPEPEEGAPYVNREDLVECVGMAMGSPTRFGNMAAPLKYFLDTTGAEWASGALAGKPASVFTSTSTMHGGQETTLVSMALPLLHHGMVLVGIPYTEPALSSTTTGGTPYGASHVAGHRGDNGISDHERELARALGKRLADIARRLGIPA; translated from the coding sequence ATGTCCCACGACATCCTCGTACTCTACTACAGCCGCCATGGCCACACGGCCCAGCTCGCCCGCCTCATCGCCCGCGGCGTGGAGGAAGTGCCCGGCATGCGCGCCCGCCTGCGCCAGGTGCCACCGGTGGCACCGGTCACGGAAACGGCCATGCCGCCCGAGCCGGAGGAAGGCGCGCCGTACGTCAACCGCGAGGATCTGGTCGAATGCGTGGGCATGGCCATGGGCAGCCCCACCCGCTTCGGCAACATGGCTGCCCCGCTGAAGTACTTCCTCGATACCACCGGCGCGGAGTGGGCGTCGGGCGCGCTGGCCGGCAAGCCTGCCTCGGTGTTCACCTCGACCAGCACGATGCATGGCGGCCAGGAAACCACGCTGGTGTCCATGGCGCTGCCCCTGCTCCACCACGGCATGGTGCTGGTGGGCATCCCGTACACCGAGCCGGCCCTGTCCTCCACGACCACCGGTGGCACGCCCTACGGCGCAAGCCACGTGGCGGGGCATCGCGGCGACAACGGCATCAGCGACCACGAGCGCGAACTGGCCCGCGCACTGGGCAAGCGGCTTGCCGATATCGCACGGCGGCTGGGCATCCCCGCATGA
- a CDS encoding DUF2069 domain-containing protein — translation MSPRLRKVGLAAWAALLAVQLLWYTLYPPVSIPAWVALLLTVPPLLLPLLSLPNVTRALLWVGTLALFYFCHGVSEAWSSTGDRWLGFVEIALCLLLIGVLGVGVRRRT, via the coding sequence ATGAGCCCTCGCCTGCGCAAGGTCGGGCTGGCGGCGTGGGCGGCGCTGCTCGCGGTGCAACTGCTCTGGTACACGCTGTATCCGCCCGTCTCGATCCCGGCGTGGGTCGCCCTGTTGCTGACCGTGCCGCCGCTGTTGCTGCCACTGCTGTCCCTGCCGAACGTGACCCGCGCCCTGCTTTGGGTGGGTACGCTGGCGCTGTTCTACTTCTGCCACGGCGTGTCGGAGGCGTGGAGTTCGACCGGCGATCGCTGGCTGGGCTTCGTCGAGATCGCGCTGTGCCTGCTGTTGATCGGCGTGCTGGGCGTTGGCGTGCGGCGGCGTACCTAG
- a CDS encoding acyl-CoA dehydrogenase family protein produces the protein MGFLQDAPRLAHPFRDDRVLDAWLGNVLPVDRLAACAPDLDALGDYALDAYDRRQHTPRTEPVLTQWDAWGARVDRIALTPAWEEGPAITTQHAVLAAGHGESPWSRVEEFARVYLYHPASEFYCCPLAMTDGAATAIKASGNQALIERALPHFLSREAAQFWLSGQWMTETPGGSDVGRTETVARQDADGRWRLYGRKWFSSAVVGEAALALARPEGAGTGTSALALFYVETKDADGAWQGITIDRLKRKLGTHELPTAEVHLDGLPATPVGALEHGVRQVAPMLNVTRTWNAVCAVASMSRAITLARDYATRRSAFGARLIDQPLHARTLADMQATFEGAFSLAFYVAELLGRTERGLGESHEPALLRLLTPLAKLWTAKASIGVVSEALECFGGAGYIEDTGLPQLLRDAQVYAIWEGTTNVLSLDMLRAVGSAGVTPLRTAVMGLLPTNTPERKAILATLDTAETLLGDVVGDRASLEASARGIAFTLARCMAAALLARSASWGDAAGDPRPGAACRRFMARGLDRLALPANDDDSLLATGAAT, from the coding sequence ATGGGTTTCCTGCAAGACGCGCCACGCCTGGCGCACCCGTTCCGCGATGACCGCGTGCTCGACGCGTGGCTGGGTAACGTCTTGCCGGTCGACCGCCTCGCCGCGTGCGCACCCGACCTCGACGCGCTGGGCGACTACGCGCTGGATGCCTACGACCGCCGCCAGCACACGCCGCGCACGGAGCCTGTGCTCACCCAGTGGGATGCATGGGGTGCCCGGGTCGACCGGATCGCGCTGACGCCGGCGTGGGAAGAGGGTCCTGCGATCACCACGCAGCACGCGGTGCTCGCCGCGGGGCATGGCGAATCGCCGTGGTCGCGCGTCGAAGAGTTCGCGCGTGTCTACCTTTACCACCCTGCCAGCGAGTTCTATTGCTGCCCGCTGGCGATGACCGATGGCGCGGCCACGGCGATCAAGGCCTCGGGTAACCAGGCACTGATCGAGCGTGCCCTGCCCCATTTCCTCAGTCGCGAAGCAGCGCAGTTCTGGCTATCGGGCCAGTGGATGACGGAAACCCCTGGCGGCTCGGACGTCGGCCGCACGGAGACCGTGGCGCGCCAGGATGCCGATGGCCGGTGGCGCCTTTATGGCCGCAAGTGGTTCAGCTCGGCCGTGGTCGGCGAAGCGGCGCTCGCGCTCGCCCGTCCGGAAGGCGCGGGTACCGGCACCTCGGCGCTCGCCCTGTTCTACGTTGAAACGAAGGACGCCGACGGTGCGTGGCAGGGGATCACGATCGACCGGCTGAAGAGGAAGCTCGGCACCCACGAGCTGCCGACCGCCGAAGTGCATCTCGACGGGCTGCCCGCCACCCCGGTGGGTGCGCTGGAACACGGCGTGCGCCAGGTGGCACCCATGCTCAACGTCACGCGGACGTGGAACGCGGTCTGCGCCGTCGCGAGCATGTCGCGGGCCATCACGCTCGCCCGCGATTACGCTACGCGGCGCAGCGCCTTCGGTGCCCGCCTGATCGACCAGCCTTTGCACGCCCGCACGCTGGCCGACATGCAGGCTACGTTCGAAGGCGCGTTCTCGCTGGCGTTCTACGTGGCGGAACTGCTCGGCCGCACCGAGCGCGGCCTGGGCGAGTCACATGAGCCTGCCCTGCTCCGCCTGCTGACGCCGCTGGCCAAGCTGTGGACCGCCAAGGCGTCGATCGGCGTGGTTTCCGAGGCGCTGGAATGCTTCGGCGGCGCGGGCTACATCGAAGACACCGGCCTGCCCCAGCTCCTGCGCGACGCGCAGGTCTATGCGATCTGGGAAGGCACCACCAACGTGCTGTCGCTGGACATGCTGCGTGCCGTGGGCAGCGCCGGCGTGACGCCGTTGCGCACCGCGGTGATGGGCCTGTTGCCGACGAACACGCCGGAGCGCAAGGCGATCCTGGCGACGCTGGATACGGCGGAGACCCTGCTCGGCGACGTGGTCGGCGACCGCGCCTCGCTGGAAGCATCGGCACGCGGCATCGCCTTCACGCTGGCGCGCTGCATGGCGGCCGCCCTGCTCGCCCGCTCGGCCAGTTGGGGCGATGCCGCCGGCGACCCCAGGCCAGGCGCGGCCTGCCGCCGGTTCATGGCCCGCGGCCTCGATCGGCTGGCACTGCCGGCCAACGACGACGACAGCCTGCTCGCGACGGGCGCCGCCACGTAA
- a CDS encoding asparaginase, with protein sequence MQHLTIVTTGGTIDKVYFDDKSDYQIGSPQIGDILTQLGVAFRFDVIPILRKDSLHVTGEDRTLMRSTIEAQPHRHVLVTHGTDTMVETAAVLEGIPGKVIVLTGALNPARFQGSDAVFNIGCAVGAVQTLDDGVYIAMNGRVWDPRKVRKNRDANRFEAL encoded by the coding sequence ATGCAGCATCTCACCATCGTCACCACCGGCGGCACCATCGACAAGGTCTATTTCGACGATAAGTCGGATTACCAGATCGGTTCCCCGCAGATCGGCGACATCCTGACCCAGCTGGGCGTGGCGTTCCGTTTCGACGTGATCCCCATCCTGCGCAAGGACAGCCTGCACGTGACCGGTGAAGACCGCACGCTGATGCGCAGCACCATCGAAGCGCAGCCGCATCGCCACGTGCTGGTGACCCACGGCACCGACACGATGGTGGAAACCGCCGCGGTGCTGGAAGGCATCCCCGGCAAGGTGATCGTGCTCACCGGCGCACTGAACCCCGCGCGTTTCCAGGGTTCCGATGCGGTGTTCAACATCGGTTGCGCCGTCGGCGCCGTGCAGACGCTGGACGATGGCGTGTACATCGCCATGAACGGCCGCGTGTGGGATCCGAGGAAGGTACGCAAGAACCGTGACGCTAATCGCTTCGAGGCGCTCTGA
- a CDS encoding S8 family peptidase, translated as MALRPASLVFASLFATHACASEPTRFIVRFADEAAARASRIDASRPSPSTSSRRKRSVDPGQPRHVGRLATGADVFEVDDGNAAHFVRLPGVVSVEEDRVIQRAALPDPLYARQWPLHDARAGIDAEVAWHYTHGEGAVVAVLDTGSTPHGEFDGQLLPGYDFISDTARARDGDGRDADPTDEGDWQDPGDCGRRLGARSSWHGTHVMALAGARQGNRLGIVGVAPAAKLVPVRVLGHCGGQLSDLIDAIAWASGGDVPGTPPIERRADVVNLSLGTPGACGESLAEAIAQARARGVAIVAAAGNGGMNASAIAPANCPGVISVAALDRQASLAWYSNHGARITLAAPGGSRNGVRTDDLVSALDLGSRNRYRSVFGYEAGTSMAAPLVSGAVALMRALDPTLSVDAIDRHLVDNARPARCPKACGAGLLDAGATLDAVAEALRAPRSD; from the coding sequence ATGGCTTTGCGCCCTGCTTCCCTCGTTTTTGCAAGTCTGTTCGCCACGCACGCCTGCGCATCCGAACCGACCCGTTTCATCGTCCGCTTTGCCGACGAGGCGGCCGCGCGAGCGTCGCGCATCGACGCGTCGCGGCCCTCGCCATCGACGTCTTCGCGACGAAAGCGCAGCGTCGATCCCGGCCAGCCACGCCACGTGGGCCGGCTTGCAACGGGTGCCGACGTGTTCGAAGTCGACGACGGCAACGCCGCGCATTTCGTTCGCCTGCCGGGCGTCGTCAGCGTCGAAGAAGACCGCGTCATCCAGCGTGCGGCGTTGCCGGATCCGCTGTACGCACGACAGTGGCCGTTGCACGACGCGCGTGCGGGCATCGATGCGGAAGTGGCCTGGCACTACACGCACGGCGAGGGTGCCGTCGTGGCCGTGCTGGATACGGGAAGCACGCCGCACGGCGAATTCGACGGGCAACTGTTGCCCGGCTACGACTTCATCAGCGACACGGCACGAGCGCGGGATGGCGATGGACGCGATGCGGATCCCACGGACGAGGGTGACTGGCAGGATCCGGGCGACTGCGGCCGCCGGCTGGGGGCGCGCTCGTCCTGGCACGGCACGCACGTGATGGCATTGGCGGGGGCGCGGCAGGGTAACCGGCTGGGCATCGTCGGCGTCGCGCCTGCAGCGAAACTCGTGCCAGTGCGCGTGCTCGGCCACTGTGGCGGCCAGCTGTCGGACCTGATCGATGCCATCGCGTGGGCGTCCGGCGGCGACGTACCCGGCACGCCGCCGATCGAGCGGCGTGCCGACGTGGTCAACCTAAGCCTGGGTACGCCGGGTGCCTGCGGCGAATCGCTCGCCGAGGCGATCGCCCAGGCCCGCGCCCGTGGCGTGGCCATCGTGGCGGCGGCCGGCAACGGCGGAATGAATGCCAGCGCCATTGCGCCGGCCAATTGCCCCGGCGTCATCAGCGTGGCCGCGCTCGATCGGCAGGCCTCGCTGGCCTGGTATTCGAACCATGGCGCACGGATCACGCTGGCGGCGCCCGGTGGCTCACGCAACGGCGTGCGTACCGACGACCTCGTTTCGGCGCTCGACCTGGGCTCGCGCAACCGCTACCGCAGTGTGTTCGGTTACGAAGCCGGCACGTCGATGGCTGCACCACTGGTCAGCGGGGCGGTCGCGCTGATGCGCGCACTCGATCCGACGCTGTCGGTCGACGCCATCGACCGTCACCTGGTGGACAACGCGCGCCCGGCGCGATGCCCGAAAGCGTGTGGCGCCGGCCTGCTCGACGCCGGCGCCACGCTGGACGCGGTCGCCGAAGCGCTCAGAGCGCCTCGAAGCGATTAG
- a CDS encoding M4 family metallopeptidase: MATHVRLKFLAAAVGIAATSVASAATEQALRAQSLGAVPANQLATKLGLTADNAFVAKAALPTVKGTQTVRMQQTFKGVPVYGRSIAVEQDAQGNALVANGAVSSDLQVDIASVSPKLDQAAALAVLTRQSTTLRAAAVKPENAKADLYVYPGEGSPARLVYLTSFFNGGDHPSRPTAIVDANTGEIIKQWEGLTNVDATGPGGNGKTGQYTWGANGLPALNVTQSGNTCTAQNTNVKTYNMKKATSGSGTLWSFTCFNSTGDAVNGGFGPINDAHHFGGVVHDMYNAYTGAPPLNQVLVMKVHYGSAYENAFWDGSAMTFGDGASTFYPLVALDVTSHEISHGYTEQHSNLEYDGQSGGMNEAYSDIAGEAAEYYDRGTNDFLVGADIVKSSAGIGTALRYMCNPPQDGGSIGNASDYTSGLDVHYSSGVYNKAFCLLAKTSGWDTVKAFKAFARANAVYWTATSTFNTGSCGVASAATDLGFSAADVTAAFNGVGVTCGTTGGGGTGGTSLTNGTAKTGLSGIANQELSYTVVVAAGAKNLVIATSGGTGDADLYVKFGSAPTTSSYNCRPYKTGNAESCSFATTQAGTYYVKVRGYSAFSGVSLKATWTP; the protein is encoded by the coding sequence ATGGCAACTCATGTTCGCTTGAAATTCCTTGCAGCAGCGGTCGGTATCGCCGCCACCTCGGTCGCCTCGGCGGCCACCGAGCAAGCCCTTCGCGCCCAGAGCCTGGGCGCCGTGCCGGCCAACCAGCTGGCCACCAAACTCGGCCTCACCGCCGACAATGCGTTCGTCGCGAAGGCGGCCTTGCCGACGGTCAAGGGCACGCAAACCGTGCGCATGCAGCAGACCTTCAAGGGCGTGCCGGTCTATGGCCGCAGCATCGCCGTGGAGCAGGATGCGCAGGGAAATGCGCTCGTCGCCAATGGCGCAGTTTCTTCCGACCTGCAGGTCGACATCGCCTCGGTCTCGCCGAAGCTGGACCAGGCGGCCGCGCTGGCCGTGCTGACCCGGCAGAGCACGACGCTCCGCGCCGCCGCCGTGAAGCCGGAGAACGCCAAGGCGGACCTCTACGTGTATCCGGGCGAGGGTAGCCCCGCGCGGCTGGTCTACCTCACGTCGTTCTTCAACGGCGGTGACCATCCGAGCCGGCCGACCGCGATCGTCGACGCCAACACCGGCGAGATCATCAAGCAGTGGGAAGGCCTCACCAACGTCGATGCGACCGGTCCGGGTGGCAATGGCAAGACCGGCCAGTACACCTGGGGCGCGAACGGCCTGCCGGCCCTGAACGTCACCCAGTCGGGCAACACCTGTACGGCGCAGAACACCAACGTCAAGACCTACAACATGAAGAAGGCGACCTCCGGCAGCGGCACGCTGTGGAGCTTCACCTGCTTCAATTCCACGGGCGATGCCGTCAACGGCGGTTTCGGTCCGATCAACGACGCCCATCACTTCGGTGGCGTGGTGCACGACATGTACAACGCCTACACCGGCGCACCGCCGCTGAACCAGGTGCTGGTGATGAAGGTGCATTACGGCTCGGCCTACGAAAACGCCTTCTGGGACGGCAGCGCGATGACCTTCGGCGATGGCGCCAGCACGTTCTACCCGCTGGTGGCGCTGGACGTAACCTCGCACGAAATCAGCCACGGCTACACCGAACAGCATTCCAACCTGGAATACGACGGCCAGTCCGGCGGCATGAACGAGGCCTACTCGGATATCGCCGGCGAAGCGGCCGAGTACTACGACCGCGGCACCAACGACTTCCTCGTCGGCGCCGACATCGTGAAGTCCAGCGCGGGCATCGGCACGGCGCTGCGCTACATGTGTAACCCGCCGCAGGACGGTGGCTCGATCGGCAATGCGTCCGATTACACCAGCGGCCTCGACGTGCACTACTCGTCGGGCGTGTACAACAAGGCGTTCTGCCTTCTCGCCAAGACCAGTGGCTGGGATACGGTGAAGGCGTTCAAGGCCTTCGCTCGCGCCAACGCGGTGTACTGGACGGCGACCTCGACCTTCAACACCGGTTCGTGCGGCGTCGCCAGCGCGGCGACCGACCTCGGCTTCTCCGCGGCGGACGTCACGGCGGCCTTCAACGGCGTCGGCGTCACCTGCGGCACGACGGGCGGTGGCGGCACCGGCGGTACGTCGCTGACCAACGGCACGGCGAAGACCGGGCTGTCGGGCATCGCGAACCAGGAACTGAGCTACACCGTCGTCGTCGCGGCGGGCGCGAAGAACCTCGTCATCGCCACCAGCGGTGGCACCGGCGACGCCGACCTGTACGTGAAGTTTGGCTCCGCGCCGACCACGTCCAGCTATAACTGCCGTCCGTACAAGACCGGCAATGCCGAGTCCTGCTCGTTCGCCACCACCCAGGCAGGCACGTACTACGTGAAGGTCCGCGGCTACTCGGCGTTCTCGGGTGTCTCGCTCAAGGCCACCTGGACCCCGTGA
- a CDS encoding DUF4279 domain-containing protein — protein MASTMLDIDSDLAQRTPLVSASFRLTSERHLLDHLVREFGIEGAKAWQKGDPDDEAGQSRRANGWSVTLPAQRTYSVDTAIAELLARLAPERDVIVNMTKLFELDAHVCVEATVWPGHLPVLHASPASVAAMAAYGAAFTLELGDAVAG, from the coding sequence ATGGCCAGCACCATGCTCGATATCGACAGCGACCTTGCACAACGCACGCCCCTGGTGAGTGCGTCCTTCCGGCTCACGTCGGAACGGCACCTGCTGGACCATCTCGTCCGCGAATTCGGCATCGAAGGCGCGAAGGCGTGGCAGAAGGGCGACCCCGACGACGAGGCCGGGCAATCGCGACGCGCGAATGGCTGGAGCGTGACGCTGCCGGCGCAGCGGACCTATTCGGTGGATACCGCCATCGCGGAATTGCTGGCGAGGCTGGCGCCCGAGCGCGACGTCATCGTCAACATGACGAAGCTGTTCGAGCTGGACGCGCACGTGTGCGTCGAGGCCACCGTGTGGCCGGGGCATCTCCCCGTACTGCATGCATCGCCGGCATCGGTGGCGGCGATGGCGGCGTATGGGGCGGCGTTTACGCTGGAGTTGGGGGATGCGGTGGCGGGGTAG
- the sufT gene encoding putative Fe-S cluster assembly protein SufT has product MSGFSLSSEPFTLERDCPAVMVPQGETVTLPAGQVGYITQALGGSFTVYVEGNLFRIAGNDADALGKLPPKPIELPDDASDEDVERLVWDQLRTCFDPEIPVNVVELGLVYDVSLESTEGTRKAYVKMTLTAPGCGMGDILVDDVRTKLELIPTVAEADVDLVFDPPWNQTMMSDAAKLETGML; this is encoded by the coding sequence ATGAGCGGTTTCAGCCTCAGCAGCGAGCCCTTCACCCTGGAACGTGACTGCCCGGCAGTCATGGTGCCCCAGGGCGAGACGGTGACGCTTCCGGCCGGGCAGGTCGGCTACATCACCCAGGCCCTTGGGGGCAGCTTCACCGTGTACGTGGAAGGCAACCTGTTCCGGATCGCCGGCAACGATGCCGATGCGCTCGGCAAGCTGCCGCCGAAGCCCATCGAATTGCCCGACGACGCGTCCGACGAAGATGTCGAGCGCCTGGTCTGGGACCAGCTGCGTACCTGCTTCGATCCGGAAATCCCGGTCAACGTGGTCGAACTTGGCCTGGTCTACGACGTGAGCCTGGAAAGCACCGAGGGCACGCGCAAGGCCTACGTCAAGATGACCCTGACCGCGCCCGGCTGCGGCATGGGCGACATCCTGGTCGACGACGTGCGGACCAAGCTCGAACTGATCCCGACGGTCGCCGAAGCGGACGTCGACCTCGTGTTCGATCCGCCCTGGAACCAGACCATGATGTCCGACGCGGCAAAGCTCGAAACCGGCATGCTCTAA
- a CDS encoding RNA polymerase sigma factor — MEHEDGKKDDAEGAVNGSLALDSASLDDLRDIPANMDAFLAGIERRAWRMAEIHLGNREDALDAVQDAMMRLVRHYGDKPAQEWTPLFWGILRRRIVDLQRRRKVRSIVVGWIGGGRDDDGDELPAWEPADDAPDPSGRLQDAQAFGDIVAAVRRLPRRQREAFTLRMMEGLDVAETAAAMGCSDGSVKTHLSRAMHSLREQLEAWR; from the coding sequence ATGGAGCACGAGGATGGCAAGAAAGACGACGCGGAGGGTGCCGTGAACGGCTCGCTCGCGCTCGACAGTGCCTCCCTCGACGACCTGCGCGACATCCCCGCTAACATGGACGCCTTCCTGGCCGGGATCGAACGCCGCGCGTGGCGGATGGCCGAAATCCACCTCGGCAACCGCGAAGACGCCCTGGACGCCGTGCAGGACGCGATGATGCGGCTGGTTCGTCACTATGGCGACAAGCCGGCGCAGGAATGGACCCCGTTGTTCTGGGGCATCCTCCGCCGCCGCATCGTCGACCTCCAGCGCAGGCGCAAGGTCCGCTCCATCGTGGTGGGCTGGATCGGTGGTGGTCGCGACGACGACGGCGACGAGTTGCCCGCGTGGGAACCCGCCGACGACGCGCCCGACCCCTCCGGCCGGCTGCAGGATGCCCAGGCTTTCGGCGACATCGTGGCCGCGGTGCGCCGCCTGCCTCGGCGCCAGCGCGAAGCATTCACCCTACGCATGATGGAAGGCCTGGATGTCGCGGAAACGGCCGCGGCGATGGGCTGCTCCGACGGCAGCGTCAAGACACATCTTTCGCGCGCGATGCATTCGCTGCGCGAGCAACTGGAGGCATGGCGATGA
- a CDS encoding DUF3619 family protein, which translates to MSQHDRDIERRARDLYLRASNDVDPAMAGRLRAARRTALEKPHASAARRVLIPASAFAMVALASLVIWQPGNRAPSAPPASMQAAEADPTDLPPDADSTDPTLYKDMQFYSWLASTDTPARSNK; encoded by the coding sequence ATGAGCCAGCACGATCGTGACATCGAACGCCGGGCGAGGGATCTTTACCTGCGCGCCAGCAACGACGTCGACCCGGCGATGGCCGGCCGGCTGCGTGCGGCGCGACGCACGGCGCTGGAAAAGCCGCATGCCTCGGCCGCCCGCCGGGTACTGATCCCGGCCAGTGCCTTCGCGATGGTCGCGCTGGCGTCCCTGGTCATCTGGCAGCCGGGCAACCGTGCGCCGTCCGCGCCGCCGGCGTCGATGCAGGCCGCCGAGGCCGACCCGACCGACCTGCCGCCGGATGCCGACAGCACCGATCCCACGCTGTACAAGGACATGCAGTTCTACAGCTGGCTCGCCTCCACCGACACCCCGGCCCGCTCGAACAAATGA